One stretch of Acanthochromis polyacanthus isolate Apoly-LR-REF ecotype Palm Island chromosome 16, KAUST_Apoly_ChrSc, whole genome shotgun sequence DNA includes these proteins:
- the map3k7 gene encoding mitogen-activated protein kinase kinase kinase 7 isoform X1, translating into MSLTLPSADMLETPPGYPFEEINYEDIEVEEVVGRGAFGVVCKAKWKGNDVAIKTIESESERKAFIVELRQLSRVNHPNIVKLYGSCNSPVCLVMEYAEGGSLYNVLHGAEPLPYYTASHAMSWCLQCSQGVAYLHGMKPKALIHRDLKPPNLLLVAGGTMLKICDFGTACDIQTHMTNNKGSAAWMAPEVFEGNNYSEKCDVFSWGIILWEVITRRKPFDEIGGPAFRIMWAVHNGTRPPLIKNLPKPIESLMTRCWSKDPSQRPSMEEIVKIMTHLMKYFPGFDEPLQYPYQYSDEGQSSATSTGSYVDYTGTSTSNKSDANMEHSDSQGSNDTIKITPQFAPHFKPKGDPLRTLPLSRGGSVESLPARTQCLASSDSKRMSADLSELEPKMPFAPAAPPQYKRGHRKTASFGTILDVPKIVVTATCDPQRRRSVQDLPGIGTESSQGSRNSSRSSSPSVRMMPPDKTSSRGYFSPDDPTDTNGSDNSIPMAYLTLDHQLQPLAPCPNSKESMAVFEQHCKMAQEYLKVQTEIALLIQRKKELIAELDQDEKDQQNTSRLVQEHKKLLEENKSLSTYYQKCKKQLELIRVQQQKRQGTS; encoded by the exons ATGTCTCTAACGTTACCATCCGCCGACATGCTTGAAACACCACCTGGGTATCCATTTGAAGAAATTAACTATGAGGATATTGAAGTTGAAGAG GTGGTGGGGAGAGGAGCTTTTGGGGTTGTTTGCAAAGCCAAATGGAAAGGAAACGATGTTGCAATCAAGACCATTGAGAGCGAATCAGAGAGGAAAGCCTTTATTGTTGAG CTGCGACAGCTTTCACGTGTGAATCACCCCAATATTGTGAAGTTGTACGGCTCTTGCAATAGTCCC GTCTGCCTTGTGATGGAATATGCTGAAGGCGGATCACTGTACAATG TGCTGCATGGTGCTGAACCCCTCCCCTATTACACTGCTTCCCATGCCATGAGCTGGTGTTTACAGTGTTCCCAGGGCGTGGCCTATCTCCATGGCATGAAACCAAAGGCTCTCATTCACAGGGACCTCAAGCCACCCAA TCTACTTCTAGTGGCTGGAGGCACCATGCTGAAGATATGTGACTTTGGAACAGCATGTGACATTCAGACCCACATGACCAACAACAAAGGAAGTGCAGCATGGATGGCCCCAGAAGTATTTGAAGGCAA CAATTACAGCGAGAAGTGTGATGTGTTCAGCTGGGGGATCATTCTCTGGGAGGTGATCACTCGCAGGAAGCCCTTTGATGAAATTGGAGGACCGGCTTTTCGCATTATGTGGGCTGTGCACAACG gCACAAGACCGCCTTTAATCAAGAATTTGCCCAAGCCTATTGAGAGTCTGATGACACGCTGCTGGTCTAAAGACCCCTCTCAGAGGCCTTCCATGGAGGAGATAGTGAAGATCATGACTCATCTAATGAAG TACTTTCCAGGATTTGATGAACCACTGCAATATCCGTACCAGTATTCAGACGAGGGACAGAGCTCTGCTACCAGTACAG GTTCGTATGTGGACTACACTGGCACCAGCACAAGCAACAAAAGTGATGCGAACATGGAGCACAGTGATTCTCAAGGGAGCAACGACACTATCAAGATTACGCCTCAGTTTGCACCTCATTTCAAGCCAAAG ggAGACCCGTTGCGGACTCTGCCTCTGTCCAGAGGGGGCAGCGTTGAGAGTCTGCCAGCACGAACACAGTGCCTGGCATCCTCTGACAGCAAAAGAATGAGCGCTGACCTGTCAGAGCTGGAACCCAAGATGCCATTTGCACCTGCAG CACCCCCCCAGTATAAGCGAGGCCACCGTAAAACCGCATCATTCGGAACCATTCTGGATGTCCCCAAGATCGTCGTCACAG CCACATGCGACCCTCAGAGACGCCGGTCCGTGCAGGATCTGCCAGGCATCGGCACAGAGTCCAGCCAG GGGAGCAGGAACAGCAGCCGGTCCTCCAGTCCCAGTGTGAGGATGATGCCACCTGATAAGACCAGCAGCAGAGGCTACTTCTCTCCTGATGACCCCACAG aCACCAACGGCTCAGACAACTCCATTCCCATGGCTTATCTCACCCTGGATCACCAGCTGCAG CCGCTGGCTCCTTGTCCCAACTCCAAAGAGTCCATGGCTGTGTTCGAGCAGCACTGCAAGATGGCACAAGAATACCTGAAAGTACAAACAGAAATCGCCCTGCTGATCCAGAGGAA GAAGGAGCTCATCGCCGAGCTGGACCAAGACGAGAAGGACCAGCAGAACACGTCCCGTCTGGTGCAGGAGCACaaaaagctgctggaggagaacAAGAGTCTGTCCACATACTACCAGAAGTGcaaaaaacagctggagctgatCCGAGTGCAGCAACAGAAGCGACAGGGCACGTCGTGA
- the map3k7 gene encoding mitogen-activated protein kinase kinase kinase 7 isoform X2: MSLTLPSADMLETPPGYPFEEINYEDIEVEEVVGRGAFGVVCKAKWKGNDVAIKTIESESERKAFIVELRQLSRVNHPNIVKLYGSCNSPVCLVMEYAEGGSLYNVLHGAEPLPYYTASHAMSWCLQCSQGVAYLHGMKPKALIHRDLKPPNLLLVAGGTMLKICDFGTACDIQTHMTNNKGSAAWMAPEVFEGNNYSEKCDVFSWGIILWEVITRRKPFDEIGGPAFRIMWAVHNGTRPPLIKNLPKPIESLMTRCWSKDPSQRPSMEEIVKIMTHLMKYFPGFDEPLQYPYQYSDEGQSSATSTGSYVDYTGTSTSNKSDANMEHSDSQGSNDTIKITPQFAPHFKPKGDPLRTLPLSRGGSVESLPARTQCLASSDSKRMSADLSELEPKMPFAPAATCDPQRRRSVQDLPGIGTESSQGSRNSSRSSSPSVRMMPPDKTSSRGYFSPDDPTDTNGSDNSIPMAYLTLDHQLQPLAPCPNSKESMAVFEQHCKMAQEYLKVQTEIALLIQRKKELIAELDQDEKDQQNTSRLVQEHKKLLEENKSLSTYYQKCKKQLELIRVQQQKRQGTS, encoded by the exons ATGTCTCTAACGTTACCATCCGCCGACATGCTTGAAACACCACCTGGGTATCCATTTGAAGAAATTAACTATGAGGATATTGAAGTTGAAGAG GTGGTGGGGAGAGGAGCTTTTGGGGTTGTTTGCAAAGCCAAATGGAAAGGAAACGATGTTGCAATCAAGACCATTGAGAGCGAATCAGAGAGGAAAGCCTTTATTGTTGAG CTGCGACAGCTTTCACGTGTGAATCACCCCAATATTGTGAAGTTGTACGGCTCTTGCAATAGTCCC GTCTGCCTTGTGATGGAATATGCTGAAGGCGGATCACTGTACAATG TGCTGCATGGTGCTGAACCCCTCCCCTATTACACTGCTTCCCATGCCATGAGCTGGTGTTTACAGTGTTCCCAGGGCGTGGCCTATCTCCATGGCATGAAACCAAAGGCTCTCATTCACAGGGACCTCAAGCCACCCAA TCTACTTCTAGTGGCTGGAGGCACCATGCTGAAGATATGTGACTTTGGAACAGCATGTGACATTCAGACCCACATGACCAACAACAAAGGAAGTGCAGCATGGATGGCCCCAGAAGTATTTGAAGGCAA CAATTACAGCGAGAAGTGTGATGTGTTCAGCTGGGGGATCATTCTCTGGGAGGTGATCACTCGCAGGAAGCCCTTTGATGAAATTGGAGGACCGGCTTTTCGCATTATGTGGGCTGTGCACAACG gCACAAGACCGCCTTTAATCAAGAATTTGCCCAAGCCTATTGAGAGTCTGATGACACGCTGCTGGTCTAAAGACCCCTCTCAGAGGCCTTCCATGGAGGAGATAGTGAAGATCATGACTCATCTAATGAAG TACTTTCCAGGATTTGATGAACCACTGCAATATCCGTACCAGTATTCAGACGAGGGACAGAGCTCTGCTACCAGTACAG GTTCGTATGTGGACTACACTGGCACCAGCACAAGCAACAAAAGTGATGCGAACATGGAGCACAGTGATTCTCAAGGGAGCAACGACACTATCAAGATTACGCCTCAGTTTGCACCTCATTTCAAGCCAAAG ggAGACCCGTTGCGGACTCTGCCTCTGTCCAGAGGGGGCAGCGTTGAGAGTCTGCCAGCACGAACACAGTGCCTGGCATCCTCTGACAGCAAAAGAATGAGCGCTGACCTGTCAGAGCTGGAACCCAAGATGCCATTTGCACCTGCAG CCACATGCGACCCTCAGAGACGCCGGTCCGTGCAGGATCTGCCAGGCATCGGCACAGAGTCCAGCCAG GGGAGCAGGAACAGCAGCCGGTCCTCCAGTCCCAGTGTGAGGATGATGCCACCTGATAAGACCAGCAGCAGAGGCTACTTCTCTCCTGATGACCCCACAG aCACCAACGGCTCAGACAACTCCATTCCCATGGCTTATCTCACCCTGGATCACCAGCTGCAG CCGCTGGCTCCTTGTCCCAACTCCAAAGAGTCCATGGCTGTGTTCGAGCAGCACTGCAAGATGGCACAAGAATACCTGAAAGTACAAACAGAAATCGCCCTGCTGATCCAGAGGAA GAAGGAGCTCATCGCCGAGCTGGACCAAGACGAGAAGGACCAGCAGAACACGTCCCGTCTGGTGCAGGAGCACaaaaagctgctggaggagaacAAGAGTCTGTCCACATACTACCAGAAGTGcaaaaaacagctggagctgatCCGAGTGCAGCAACAGAAGCGACAGGGCACGTCGTGA